The genomic window GAGCAGCATGACGTCGTGTTGATGCGCGAGGCGCAGTACCGCGATGCACTGGCGGATGATTGCGCCTTCCAGAAACGCTTCCTGACTCTGCCGTTCGAGGTGCCCGATCCATCGTATCGGAAATCGGTCGCGAGCCTGCCGTCGGATGAAGGCGTCAAGCTCTCAACAGCCGAAGTTCTTGCCAAACTCAAGCCGGTGGTTGATGGCGGCAGCGTGACATTCGGCGGGCAGACCCATCCTGCCGATGGCAACGCGGCGATCATCGTTGCCGCTCCTGAGCGCGCCCGCGAGCTCAGCCGTGATCCGAAGATTCGCATTCGGCTGCGCGGCTTCGGCGCGGTGCGCGCGGCGCTTGCCCATATGCCGGAGGCGCCCATTCCGGCGGCCCGGCGCGCGCTCGACGCGGCTGGGCTCAGCATTGAGCAGATGGACGCGATCAAGACTCATAATCCCTTCGCGGTGAACGATGTTCTGTTCGCGCGTCAGACCGGCGTCGATCTCGCGCGCATGAACAATTTCGGATGCTCGCTGGTCTGGGGCCATCCTCAGGCTCCCATGGGAACGCGCGCCATCATCGAACTTATTGAGGAACTGGCCAGCCGCGGTGGTGGCCTTGGTCTGTTTACAGGGTGCGCGGCCGGCGACACGGCAATGGCGGCGGTGATCGAGGTAGGCGACGAGTAGGTCAACGAAAATGGATCTCGCCCATTGGATCGAGCGGCACGCGGCGTTCTCGCCTGAAAGGCCTGCGATCCGCTTTGGCGGTGGCGCCCTGACCTACGCGGCTTTTGCACGGCGTATTCGACAGGCTGTCGCGCGGCTCGGCGCACTCGGCGTCGCAGAGGGCGACATCGTCGCGTTTCTCGGCCACAACAGTCCGGACATGCTGGTGGCTTTGTTCGCATGCGCGCGACTGGGCGCGATGCTGATGCCGCTCAACTGGCGCCTCGCTTTGCCGGAACATGCGCGCGTGCTCGGACAGTGCACGCCCTGCATGGTCCTGATCGAGGAAGCGTTCCTCGCGAGCAGCCAGGAGCTGCGCGATGCGCACCCCGACGTCATTTGGACAGTTGTCGACGATCTCTTGGCGGCGGATCGGGCTTGGGAAAGCCTCCAGGAGAAGCCTGGACCTGCGCAGACGCGCACCTCGGCCGATGAGGCCGATCTCCCGGTCTTGTTGTGTCAGACCTCCGGATCGACCGGCGCCCCCAAGGGGGTCGCGCTCACCCAGGGCGCGTTGTTCTGGAATTCGGTCAACAGCGCGCACATGCACGATCTGACCAGTGCCGACCGCGTGCTGACGACGCTTCCCATGTTTCATGTCGGCGGGCTCAATATCCAGACCTTGCCGGCTTTGCGTGCGGGTGCCTGCGTGACGCTGCATGCGCGATTCGATCCTCTGGCTACAATCGAGACCATCGAACGCGATCGTATCACCCTGACCGTGCTGGTTCCCGCGCAGCTCATAGCGATGATGGAGCATCCGCGCTGGGCAGAGGCTGATTTGTCGAGCCTGCGCTCGATCACCACCGGTTCAACGATCGTACCTGAATCGTTCGTGCGGCGCGTCAATGCTCGCGGGCTGCGGCTCATTCAGGTTTATGGCTCCACCGAGACCTGCCCGATTGCAGCCTATCTGCGCGCCGAGGAGTCCGATCGCAAAGCCGGCGCTGCTGGGCTGCCGGCGCTGCACTGCGAGGTGCGTGTGGTCGATGACGACGGCAACGAACTTGCGCCTGGTTGTGACGGCGAGATCGTGGTGCGCGGACCCAATGTGATGCACGGCTATTGGAACGCGCCGCCAGCCACTGCCGCCGCGCTGCGCGGCGGTTGGTACCGCTCGAGTGATATCGGGCACTTCGACGATGAAGGCTATCTGCACGTTGTGTCGCGCAAGAGCGACATGATCATTTCCGGCGGCGAAAACATCTACCCGGCCGAGCTCGAGACCATCCTCGCCGAATGCCCGGCCATCCGCGAGGCCTGCGTCGTCGGCCAGCAGGACCAGCATTGG from Pseudorhodoplanes sp. includes these protein-coding regions:
- a CDS encoding thiolase family protein, which encodes MAYRAEIPYGAYWSTPFARWQGAFSNLHAIEFAAFVAKGEMARRGIAGEAIDYGVLGMSVPQKHSFYGMPWLCGLAGLGHVGGPTVMQACATGARVLLTAAEEVGAGRSAVTLAVTCDRTSNGPHLYYPNPRGPGGTGGHEDWVMDNFGCDPLGPHSMLSTAENVATKHQISTAEQHDVVLMREAQYRDALADDCAFQKRFLTLPFEVPDPSYRKSVASLPSDEGVKLSTAEVLAKLKPVVDGGSVTFGGQTHPADGNAAIIVAAPERARELSRDPKIRIRLRGFGAVRAALAHMPEAPIPAARRALDAAGLSIEQMDAIKTHNPFAVNDVLFARQTGVDLARMNNFGCSLVWGHPQAPMGTRAIIELIEELASRGGGLGLFTGCAAGDTAMAAVIEVGDE
- a CDS encoding AMP-binding protein — encoded protein: MDLAHWIERHAAFSPERPAIRFGGGALTYAAFARRIRQAVARLGALGVAEGDIVAFLGHNSPDMLVALFACARLGAMLMPLNWRLALPEHARVLGQCTPCMVLIEEAFLASSQELRDAHPDVIWTVVDDLLAADRAWESLQEKPGPAQTRTSADEADLPVLLCQTSGSTGAPKGVALTQGALFWNSVNSAHMHDLTSADRVLTTLPMFHVGGLNIQTLPALRAGACVTLHARFDPLATIETIERDRITLTVLVPAQLIAMMEHPRWAEADLSSLRSITTGSTIVPESFVRRVNARGLRLIQVYGSTETCPIAAYLRAEESDRKAGAAGLPALHCEVRVVDDDGNELAPGCDGEIVVRGPNVMHGYWNAPPATAAALRGGWYRSSDIGHFDDEGYLHVVSRKSDMIISGGENIYPAELETILAECPAIREACVVGQQDQHWGEIVVAFVALQPSASMNEADVLALFAGRIARYKHPRAVRFVDALPRTELGKIKRSALQAVEPAMA